One segment of Triticum aestivum cultivar Chinese Spring chromosome 2A, IWGSC CS RefSeq v2.1, whole genome shotgun sequence DNA contains the following:
- the LOC123191346 gene encoding uncharacterized protein, with product MADLERLNISCNLTRTPAPLRPSCDPPPTLLAALVVLVFWLWGNLHLPPLPDGAPDPDHQIPAIPEDADEAEVEAAAIPPDGAGTPPRSEREPYGDGGGVSGSGRQEAAPAAAAHFRRDPSSIRYQETEGAAALPSAGTPPRGEREPYGAGGGASCSDRQEAAPAAAAHFRRNPSITYHEVAGADSVDMIRGGSCECDAGACVEVERRAFVHATFDRSGEAAGILQKMVDGFGTILLSADDVEESTIHLANRHLVEALESAHAIGCTADFLSQMLDGWACKLEGDARRIWQGEKCRVYIFLFSNAYDVLLIMRGRGAAFSNEELESMLSAMFRRYKASYLDECWAPLMNHLDRLDKFSAEFCIICRRQMTCKVNANLRYKLRKEIVGLIVPPYQVSFLAQRKNQSRLSRVLHCRKRVMAGKQKMRTAEELEMVINDLFEG from the exons ATGGCTGATCTCGAGCGTCTCAACATCTCCTGCAACCTGACACGCACGCCGGCGCCGCTGCGCCCTTCGTGCGATCCGCCACCGACCCTCCTCGCCGCGCTGGTGGTACTTGTCTTCTGGCTTTGGGGGAACCTGCACCTGCCCCCTTTGCCTGACGGGGCGCCCGACCCCGACCACCAGATCCCGGCGATTCCAGAGGACGCTGACGAGGCTGAGGTGGAAGCCGCTGCCATACCTCCCGATGGCGCTGGCACGCCTCCTCGAAGCGAGCGCGAGCCgtacggcgacggcgggggcgtctCAGGCAGCGGCAGACAGGAAGCAGCCCCGGCCGCGGCTGCACACTTCCGGAGGGATCCGTCGTCAATCCGGTACCAGGAAACAGAAGGCGCCGCTGCCCTCCCTTCCGCTGGTACGCCTCCCCGAGGCGAGCGCGAGCCCTACGGCGCCGGCGGGGGCGCCTCATGCAGCGACAGGCAGGAAGCAGCCCCGGCCGCGGCTGCACACTTCCGGAGGAATCCGTCAATCACGTACCATGAAGTAGCAGGCGCCGACTCCGTGGACATGATCCGAGGAGGCTCGTGCGAGTGCGATGCAGGGGCTTGTGTGGAAGTGGAACGACGAGCCTTCGTCCATGCTACATTCGACAG ATCTGGTGAGGCTGCTGGTATCCTTCAGAAGATGGTGGATGGTTTTGGGACAATACTTCTCAGCGCAGATGACGTCGAAGAATCCACAATTCATCTAGCAAACAGACATCTCGTTGAAGCTCTGGAATCAGCACATGCCATCGGATGCACCGCTGATTTTCTCTCTCAGATGCTTGACGGCTGGGCCTGTAAGCTGGAGGGGGATGCGCGAAGGATATGGCAGGGTGAAAAATGTagagtatacattttcctgttcagCAATGCATATGATGTTTTGCTGATTATGCGTGGTCGAGGAGCAGCCTTTTCAAACGAAGAACTGGAGAGTATGCTCAGTGCGATGTTCCGTCGATACAAGGCCAGTTACTTGGATGAGTGCTGGGCGCCTCTGATGAACCACCTAGACCGTTTGGATAAGTTTAGTGCTGAATTTTGTATCATCTGCAGACGCCAGATGACATGCAAGGTTAATGCTAACCTCAGGTATAAGCTGCGGAAAGAGATTGTGGGTTTGATTGTTCCACCGTACCAGGTTTCATTCTTGGCCCAGAGGAAGAATCAGAGTCGGCTGTCACGGGTGCTACATTGCCGAAAGCGAGTCATGGCAGGAAAACAAAAGATGCGCACTGCCGAGGAATTGGAAATggtgataaatgatttgtttgaagGATGA